The following are from one region of the Andrena cerasifolii isolate SP2316 chromosome 1, iyAndCera1_principal, whole genome shotgun sequence genome:
- the LOC143377827 gene encoding cholinesterase-like isoform X2, which yields MWKVFTEGGNMKYTFYWVVAALLTEVQCQKLTEVVMTDKGAVQGRTFETIRRSISYSAFLGIPYAKPPVGELRFCDPVEADSWAGVKNATQDVTMCTQFLPLGPVGQEDCLYLDVFTPVLNFKNITTPKPVMVWIYGGAFVMGSTWQALFGPDFFLEHDTVYVAMNYRLGPLGFLGLGMENARGNQGLKDQQLAMQWVQRNIAKFGGDPNRVTIFGESAGSVSVTYHLLSAKSKGLFQQAIAQSGSALCPWAYHTPEKTVELAFDLGRRMGITALTKEQLLESLKKADVKDIVPAAFSMISLELPLPVNVPFGPTIDVLPSDPSGEKAFLNDCPISKFKSGNFNHVPTMLGYNKDEGILFTIALELVRQILVDALDNILKYDITNESRNVVNLFSKLASGAISEFIRVTTIYFFSAPIDATQKYLAKYNGDTPVYYYRMSYSMDENLHKLYNREINVTAHASFYSQFTPEALEAGFRNNTYIAKKNTHF from the exons ATGTGGAAGGTATTTACAGAAGGAGGAAATATGAAGTACACATTTTACTGGGTCGTTGCTGCCCTCCTAACGGAGGTGCAATGTCAAAAGCTTACGGAGGTCGTAATGACCGATAAGGGTGCGGTTCAAGGCAGAACATTCGAGACAATTCGACGCTCGATATCATATTCTGCTTTCTTGGGCATACCGTATGCGAAACCACCTGTTGGCGAACTTCGATTTTGC GACCCCGTCGAAGCAGACTCATGGGCAGGAGTGAAGAATGCGACTCAGGACGTCACCATGTGTACACAGTTCTTACCTCTTGGTCCAGTAGGACAGGAAGATTGTCTATATTTGGACGTATTCACCCCAGTG TTGAACTTCAAGAACATTACAACGCCGAAACCGGTGATGGTTTGGATCTACGGTGGTGCATTTGTAATGGGGTCGACATGGCAGGCGCTATTCGGACCTGATTTCTTTCTGGAGCATGATACGGTTTACGTTGCCATGAACTACCGTCTCGGACCTCTTG GATTTTTGGGACTGGGGATGGAGAACGCAAGGGGTAATCAAGGTCTGAAGGATCAGCAATTGGCTATGCAGTGGGTGCAGAGGAACATTGCCAAATTCGGGGGTGATCCGAATCGGGTGACAATATTTGGCGAAAGTGCTGGTAGCGTTTCCGTAACATACCACTTACTATCCGCCAAATCAAAAG GCCTGTTTCAACAAGCCATAGCTCAAAGTGGCAGTGCCTTGTGTCCTTGGGCTTACCACACACCAGAGAAGACTGTCGAACTGGCGTTTGATCTTGGCAGACGTATGGGAATTACCGCTCTGACAAAAGAACAATTACTGGAGTCTCTGAAGAAAGCTGATGTCAAGGATATAGTACCTGCAGCATTCAGCATGATCAGTTTGGAATTGCCG CTTCCAGTTAACGTACCGTTTGGTCCAACGATAGACGTCCTTCCATCTGATCCTTCGGGAGAGAAAGCCTTCCTGAATGATTGTCCCATATCGAAATTTAAGTCTGGCAACTTCAACCATGTACCTACCATGTTAGGCTACAATAAGGACGAGGGGATTTTATTCACAATAG CATTGGAGTTAGTAAGGCAAATACTGGTGGATGCTCTAGACAACATACTTAAGTACGACATCACCAATGAGTCCAGAAATGTCGTGAATCTATTTAGCAAACTCGCGAGTGGTGCCATTTCCGAATTCATCAGG GTAACGACAATCTATTTCTTCAGTGCACCTATCGATGCAACGCAAAAGTATTTGGCTAAATACAATGGCGATACACCCGTTTACTACTATCGAATGTCTTATTCGATGGACGAAAATTTACATAAACTGTATAATCGAGAGATAAACG